A genome region from Triticum aestivum cultivar Chinese Spring chromosome 2B, IWGSC CS RefSeq v2.1, whole genome shotgun sequence includes the following:
- the LOC123041536 gene encoding NAC domain-containing protein 73, which produces MAEFFRSLIVTAKTIATMIIHPSLCKIEELLAWMECPNCKYRIDNTDVLSQWPGLPAGVKFDPTDLELLEHLEGKVGRVASHVLIDDFIPTIKEAQGICYTHPENLPGIKMDGSTGHFFHKVSNAYVVGKRKRRKISNSDHTVCDENLRWHKTGKSRSILDNNGVIKGWKKILVLYIGYRKGGGKTEKTNWRMHQYHLGVDQDEKQEELVVSKVFYQVQSMNAGQSLVCGVNEEFDSFAGEDDPTTPMTYPLQTRCPNGSPSGTEQNQEEGESRVSTVREAGEWLAGSSSHAMDDAAVSGLDEHLSHGRIPEEALLGFPDLGMPPDVSLLTDMQLGSQDSMEMWLVSVLTEDEGVFEAAEQREEAGFSP; this is translated from the exons ATGGCAGA ATTCTTCAGGTCATTGATCGTTACTGCCAAGACAATTGCTACCATGATAATTCATCCCTCGCTTTGCAAGATTGAGGAAttgcttgcatggatggagtgcccAAATTGCAAATACCGCATTGATAATACTGAT GTTTTATCACAGTGGCCAGGCCTCCCTGCTGGTGTTAAATTCGATCCAACTGATCTCGAACTGCTTGAACATTTAGAAGGAAAGGTTGGCAGGGTAGCGTCCCATGTACTAATAGATGATTTTATTCCAACCATAAAGGAGGCCCAAGGAATCTGCTATACACATCCGGAAAATCTCCCTG GTATCAAGATGGACGGGAGCACCGGTCACTTCTTCCACAAAGTATCCAATGCATACGTTGTTGGCAAGCGTAAGCGTCGCAAGATTAGCAACAGTGAccacactgtttgtgatgagaatcTCAGATGGCACAAGACTGGAAAATCCAGATCTATCTTAGATAATAACGGTGTCATAAAAGGGTGGAAGAAAATATTGGTTCTTTACATAGGTTATCGGAAAGGAGGTGGCAAGACAGAGAAAACTAATTGGAGAATGCATCAGTACCACCTTGGGGTAGATCAAGATGAAAAGCAGGAGGAGCTTGTTGTTTCCAAAGTCTTTTATCAGGTGCAGTCAATGAATGCTGGGCAGTCTCTAGTGTGCGGTGTTAATGAAGAATTCGATTCATTTGCTGGGGAAGACGATCCTACAACCCCAATGACATACCCTCTGCAGACTCGTTGCCCAAACGGCAGCCCATCCGGAACCGAGCAGAATCAG GAGGAGGGAGAGTCCCGCGTGTCTACAGTTCGGGAAGCGGGGGAATGGCTCGCTGGAAGCTCGTCGCATGCCATGGATGACGCAGCGGTGTCTGGCCTGGATGAACACCTGTCACACGGCAGAATCCCGGAGGAGGCGCTCCTGGGGTTCCCCGACCTCGGAATGCCTCCGGATGTCTCCCTTCTCACC GACATGCAGTTGGGGTCGCAGGATAGCATGGAGATGTGGCTGGTTAGCGTGTTAACAGAGGATGAGGGGGTATTTGAAGCAGCGGAGCAACGAGAAGAGGCTGGTTTTTCTCCGTGa